One stretch of Lacimicrobium alkaliphilum DNA includes these proteins:
- the uvrA gene encoding excinuclease ABC subunit UvrA — MDKIEVRGARTHNLKNINLTLPRDKLIVITGLSGSGKSSLAFDTLYAEGQRRYVESLSAYARQFLSMMEKPDVDHIEGLSPAISIEQKSTSHNPRSTVGTITEIYDYLRLLFARVGEPRCPDHKVPLDAQTISQMVDKVLAMPEGSKLMLLAPVVQDRKGEHIKILENLAAQGFIRARIDGEICDLSDPPTLDLHKKHRIEVVVDRFKVREDLQLRLSESFETALGLSGGTAKVAWMEDADREEVVFSANFACPHCGYSMSELEPRMFSFNNPAGACQTCDGLGTKQFFDPSKLIHNDELSLAGGVIRGWDKRSYYYFQMLQAVADHYQFDLSKPFRELDKAHRDIVLYGSQGTSIKFRYINDRGDVMERKHPFEGIIPNMQRRYRETESNAVRDELAKYLSQQPCDSCGGTRLRLEARNVFIGDTRLPDVTDMSIAGSLEYFQQLSLSGQRAQIADKILKEINDRLRFLVNVGLNYLSLSRSADTLSGGEAQRIRLASQIGAGLVGVMYVLDEPSIGLHQRDNERLLSTLVHLRDLGNTVIVVEHDEDAIRAADHILDIGPGAGVHGGEIVAQGQLEDIINSERSLTGKYLSGVEKIEVPPQRNKNKDNKWLELEGATGNNLKAVNLRIPIGLMTCVTGVSGSGKSTLINDTLYVLAHKELNGATLGEPSPHKGISGLEHLDKVVDIDQSPIGRTPRSNPATYAGLFTPIRELFAGTQEARSRGYKPGRFSFNVKGGRCEACQGDGVIKVEMHFLPDVYVPCDVCKGKRYNRETLEVKYKGKSIHEVLEMTVEEAREFFDVIPSIARKLQTLMDVGLSYIRLGQSATTLSGGEAQRVKLSRELSKRDTGQTLYILDEPTTGLHFHDIRQLLQVLHRLRDHGNTVVVIEHNLDVIKTADWLVDLGPEGGSGGGQIIAEGTPEQVAATKASHTGHFLKPLLKDISTVKN, encoded by the coding sequence GTGGATAAGATAGAAGTTCGTGGGGCCCGCACCCACAATCTGAAGAATATCAATCTCACCCTGCCCCGCGACAAGCTGATCGTGATCACTGGCCTGTCCGGTTCCGGCAAGTCATCCCTGGCATTTGATACCTTGTATGCAGAGGGTCAGCGGCGTTATGTAGAATCCCTGTCCGCCTATGCCCGTCAGTTTCTGTCGATGATGGAAAAGCCCGATGTGGATCATATTGAAGGCTTATCCCCGGCCATTTCCATTGAGCAGAAGTCTACCTCTCATAACCCGCGCTCTACGGTAGGCACCATCACCGAGATCTATGATTACCTGCGTTTGTTATTTGCCCGGGTCGGTGAACCCCGTTGCCCCGACCACAAGGTACCGCTGGACGCCCAGACCATCAGTCAGATGGTGGACAAGGTGCTGGCCATGCCAGAGGGCAGCAAACTGATGTTATTAGCTCCTGTGGTACAGGACCGTAAAGGTGAGCATATCAAGATCCTGGAAAATCTTGCCGCCCAGGGCTTTATTCGCGCCCGAATTGACGGTGAGATCTGTGACCTGTCCGATCCGCCCACCCTGGATCTGCACAAGAAGCACAGAATCGAAGTGGTGGTGGATCGCTTCAAGGTGCGCGAAGATCTGCAATTGCGTCTGTCTGAGTCGTTTGAAACGGCGCTGGGGCTTTCCGGAGGTACCGCCAAGGTGGCCTGGATGGAGGATGCGGATCGTGAAGAAGTGGTGTTCTCGGCTAATTTTGCCTGCCCTCACTGCGGCTACTCCATGTCGGAGCTGGAGCCACGGATGTTTTCCTTTAACAACCCGGCCGGAGCCTGTCAGACCTGTGATGGTCTGGGCACCAAGCAGTTTTTCGACCCTTCCAAGCTGATTCATAATGATGAACTGAGTCTGGCCGGTGGCGTGATCCGGGGCTGGGATAAACGCAGTTATTATTATTTTCAGATGCTGCAGGCAGTGGCCGATCACTATCAGTTCGATCTGAGCAAACCCTTCCGGGAACTGGACAAGGCCCATCGTGATATCGTGCTCTATGGTAGCCAGGGTACGTCGATCAAATTTCGTTATATTAATGACCGCGGCGATGTCATGGAGCGCAAGCATCCGTTTGAGGGCATTATTCCCAATATGCAGCGCCGCTATCGTGAGACCGAATCCAATGCGGTGCGTGATGAACTGGCTAAATATCTCAGTCAGCAGCCCTGTGACAGTTGCGGCGGCACCAGGCTGCGTCTTGAGGCCCGCAATGTGTTTATTGGTGACACCCGCCTGCCCGATGTCACTGATATGTCTATCGCCGGTAGTCTGGAGTATTTTCAGCAGCTCAGCTTAAGTGGTCAGCGAGCCCAGATAGCCGACAAGATCCTGAAAGAAATCAACGACCGCCTGCGTTTTCTGGTCAATGTGGGGCTGAATTATCTGTCCCTCTCCCGCAGCGCCGATACCCTGTCCGGGGGCGAGGCTCAGCGTATCCGTCTGGCCAGCCAGATTGGCGCCGGGCTGGTAGGAGTGATGTATGTACTCGATGAGCCCTCTATTGGTCTGCACCAGCGGGACAATGAACGTCTGCTCAGTACGCTTGTGCATCTGCGCGACCTCGGCAATACCGTAATCGTGGTGGAACATGATGAAGATGCCATCCGCGCCGCCGATCATATTCTCGATATTGGCCCCGGTGCCGGTGTGCATGGCGGTGAGATCGTGGCGCAGGGGCAGCTGGAAGATATTATTAACAGTGAGCGTTCATTGACCGGAAAGTATCTGTCTGGTGTGGAAAAAATAGAAGTACCGCCACAGCGAAATAAGAATAAAGACAACAAGTGGCTGGAGCTGGAAGGGGCGACAGGAAATAACCTCAAAGCAGTAAATCTGCGCATCCCTATCGGCCTGATGACCTGCGTGACCGGTGTCTCCGGTTCCGGAAAATCTACCCTGATCAACGATACGCTGTATGTGCTGGCGCACAAGGAACTCAATGGTGCCACCCTTGGGGAGCCGTCGCCGCATAAGGGTATCAGCGGTCTCGAGCATCTGGATAAGGTGGTGGATATTGATCAGAGCCCCATTGGCAGAACGCCGCGCTCGAATCCCGCCACCTATGCCGGGTTGTTTACGCCGATTCGGGAGCTTTTCGCCGGCACCCAGGAAGCCCGCTCAAGGGGTTATAAGCCGGGGCGGTTCAGCTTTAATGTGAAGGGTGGGCGCTGTGAAGCCTGTCAGGGTGACGGCGTGATTAAGGTGGAGATGCACTTTCTGCCTGATGTGTACGTGCCCTGTGATGTGTGTAAGGGCAAGCGTTATAACCGTGAAACTCTGGAAGTGAAGTATAAGGGCAAAAGCATTCATGAAGTGCTGGAGATGACTGTCGAAGAGGCCCGTGAGTTTTTCGATGTGATCCCCTCCATTGCCCGTAAATTGCAGACTCTGATGGATGTGGGGCTGTCTTATATCCGCCTGGGGCAAAGCGCTACCACTCTGTCTGGTGGTGAGGCTCAGCGGGTGAAACTGTCCCGAGAATTGTCCAAGCGGGATACCGGCCAGACCTTGTATATTCTTGATGAGCCTACCACCGGACTGCATTTTCATGATATCCGCCAGTTGTTGCAGGTACTGCATCGTCTGCGCGATCATGGCAATACTGTGGTGGTGATCGAACATAATCTGGATGTGATTAAAACCGCCGACTGGCTGGTGGATCTCGGCCCGGAAGGGGGCTCCGGCGGAGGCCAGATTATCGCCGAAGGCACGCCGGAACAGGTGGCGGCCACAAAGGCTTCTCACACCGGTCACTTTCTCAAGCCTTTGCTGAAAGATATTTCAACCGTGAAAAATTAA
- a CDS encoding acyl-CoA thioesterase yields the protein MLTEKFKVRFYETDALKHVSNTVLAGWFEAAREPVFRMFTPDMDLDNWPLILAGYKIDFLRQIYFGHDVEVRTGIKRIGNSSFEVIQQVWQQGEKAAEGVTTMVHFDYHQQKSAPIPEDVSEQLQTLMVTDD from the coding sequence ATGCTAACTGAGAAATTTAAGGTCAGGTTTTATGAGACCGATGCCCTTAAACATGTGAGTAATACGGTACTGGCCGGCTGGTTTGAAGCCGCCAGAGAGCCGGTTTTCAGAATGTTTACACCGGACATGGATCTGGACAACTGGCCGCTGATCCTGGCCGGTTACAAGATCGACTTTCTGCGCCAGATTTACTTTGGTCATGATGTTGAGGTACGAACTGGCATTAAGCGCATTGGTAACAGTTCCTTTGAGGTGATACAACAAGTCTGGCAGCAGGGTGAAAAAGCGGCCGAAGGTGTGACCACTATGGTGCATTTTGATTATCATCAGCAAAAATCAGCACCCATACCAGAAGATGTAAGTGAGCAGTTACAAACGTTGATGGTTACTGACGACTGA
- a CDS encoding 2OG-Fe(II) oxygenase, with product MSQFIEVIDNALPEELCESLIRQIDTSPNRQPGRTGGGVDTSKKVSEDVSICTHDEFASLLPKVLECTTSHLVEYFAKYYFALIGPIGLTLKHPKTGEPVKLTQDNFDEVARPNLQSLVQYLFRMGDINAQKYPASKGGYPYWHSEVYPQTGHNEALHRILLFMYYLNDVEEGGETDFYYQDLSIRPKRGTMVIAPAYFTHTHRGNVPVSNDKYILTSWVLFNRAENLYRG from the coding sequence GTGAGCCAGTTTATAGAAGTGATCGATAATGCCCTGCCAGAGGAATTATGTGAGTCACTGATCCGGCAGATTGATACCAGTCCTAACCGTCAGCCTGGGCGAACCGGCGGTGGTGTGGACACCAGTAAAAAGGTCAGTGAAGATGTGTCTATCTGCACCCATGATGAATTTGCATCGCTGTTGCCCAAAGTACTTGAGTGCACCACGTCACACCTGGTAGAGTACTTTGCCAAATATTATTTTGCCCTGATTGGCCCTATTGGCCTGACCCTCAAGCATCCCAAAACCGGTGAACCGGTTAAGCTCACACAGGACAACTTTGATGAAGTGGCTCGGCCAAATCTGCAGAGCCTGGTGCAATACCTGTTTCGCATGGGTGATATCAATGCACAGAAATACCCGGCCAGCAAAGGCGGCTATCCGTACTGGCATTCTGAGGTGTATCCGCAGACCGGCCACAACGAAGCGCTGCATCGCATTTTGTTGTTTATGTATTATCTCAACGATGTCGAAGAAGGAGGAGAAACCGATTTTTATTATCAGGATCTGTCCATCCGTCCCAAACGCGGCACAATGGTGATTGCTCCGGCCTATTTCACCCATACTCACAGGGGTAATGTGCCTGTGAGTAACGATAAATATATCCTTACTTCCTGGGTGCTGTTTAACCGGGCAGAAAATCTTTATCGGGGATAA
- a CDS encoding DUF3299 domain-containing protein, translated as MKKWIIALVLMPVLAFAEEPLELFWEDLIPEDYQLPEQLVDHEANNNMVQQNLDAPVVEALNGSVVRIPGFVVPLEGDEEKLTEFLLVPFFGACIHVPPPPPNQIVHVKFPEGAPVENLWDAVWLTGTLSTEGWKGEIATVGYRLLGTKVEPYDG; from the coding sequence ATGAAGAAGTGGATTATTGCACTTGTCCTAATGCCTGTGCTCGCCTTTGCCGAAGAGCCGCTGGAGTTATTCTGGGAAGATCTTATCCCCGAAGATTATCAGTTACCGGAACAGCTGGTTGATCATGAAGCCAATAACAACATGGTCCAGCAAAATCTGGATGCCCCCGTTGTTGAAGCACTGAATGGCAGTGTGGTCAGAATACCGGGATTTGTCGTGCCGCTGGAAGGGGATGAAGAAAAGCTTACCGAATTTTTACTGGTGCCTTTCTTTGGTGCCTGTATTCACGTACCCCCGCCGCCGCCGAATCAGATCGTGCATGTAAAATTCCCCGAAGGTGCACCGGTGGAAAACCTCTGGGACGCCGTATGGCTGACCGGCACATTATCTACCGAGGGCTGGAAAGGAGAGATTGCCACTGTGGGGTATCGCCTGCTCGGCACCAAGGTGGAGCCTTACGACGGCTGA
- the ppa gene encoding inorganic diphosphatase — translation MSLNDVPSGNNLPEEINVIIEIPAHSDPVKYEVDKDSGAIFVDRFMSSCMHYPTNYGYVPHTLSDDGDPVDVLVMTPFALLPGCVIRCRPVGVLKMTDESGEDAKVLAVPADKLSTIYRGITEIDQVDELLKNQIEHFFAHYKDLEPNKWVKIQGWEDSVAAKKEITESVQRYNDAPDKPAF, via the coding sequence ATGAGTCTGAATGACGTCCCCTCAGGTAACAATCTGCCTGAAGAAATCAATGTAATCATCGAAATCCCGGCCCACTCGGATCCGGTAAAATACGAAGTCGACAAAGACTCCGGCGCAATTTTTGTGGATCGCTTTATGTCATCCTGTATGCACTATCCGACTAACTACGGCTATGTGCCCCATACACTGTCTGATGACGGTGACCCTGTGGATGTACTGGTGATGACCCCTTTCGCCCTGTTACCCGGTTGTGTGATCCGCTGCCGCCCTGTGGGTGTATTGAAAATGACCGATGAATCCGGTGAAGATGCCAAGGTATTGGCTGTTCCGGCTGACAAGCTTTCAACCATTTATCGGGGCATTACCGAAATCGATCAGGTGGATGAATTGCTGAAAAATCAAATTGAACACTTCTTTGCTCACTATAAAGATCTGGAACCTAACAAATGGGTCAAGATCCAGGGCTGGGAAGACAGCGTTGCCGCCAAAAAAGAAATTACTGAGAGCGTACAGCGCTATAATGATGCGCCGGATAAACCGGCTTTTTAA
- a CDS encoding DUF885 domain-containing protein codes for MKKSLITLAVCASLLQACSTSSVNTTAVDPTLAGIMAEAKTADARLVALTDQYIEETLPREPINALFLGDNRFNHLWPNTLSAEFIAEGEAISSKYLTAVKQIDRASLKGQDLYTYDIFKGNLEQQLEGSAYPFELLPLNQFIFSPHNFFMQLGGGVSAQPFNNAKDFDNFLQRADGFVIWLDQAVINMRKGIDMNVVQPRPVVESMLPQIQAQLHEDPTQSDLFAPLNQAKDKLSEQDYQRLHSAYTELVDERLTPAFARLHTFLEQEYLPASRDSHGYSALPNGKSWYEFMIKTNTTLELSADEIHQTGLDEVARIHNEIREVARETGFEGSLEEFFEFLKTDPQFYFDSEEEILAAYEAVKERMAPKLETLFSKIPKADYMVRPYPPSQAKSAPGASYTPPAKDGSRPGIFFANTYNLKGQPKYGVETLSIHEASPGHHFQISLQQEIEGLPKIRSQNFYTAYAEGWALYAESLGKELGFFTDPYQYYGKLDAELFRAMRLVVDTGIHAKGWSREQAIDYMLANSTMARSDVESEVERYMIMPGQALSYKTGQLKMQELRDYAEQKLGERFDIKTFHNLILLDGPLPLPLLERKIKEWVASA; via the coding sequence ATGAAAAAATCACTCATCACCCTGGCCGTTTGTGCCAGCCTGCTGCAGGCTTGCAGTACCAGCTCAGTCAACACCACCGCTGTCGATCCTACGCTGGCCGGAATTATGGCCGAGGCCAAAACCGCCGATGCCCGTCTGGTCGCGCTGACCGATCAGTATATTGAAGAGACCTTACCCAGGGAGCCGATTAATGCGCTGTTCTTAGGAGATAACCGCTTTAATCATCTGTGGCCCAATACGCTGTCAGCAGAATTTATTGCAGAGGGAGAAGCGATTTCCAGCAAGTATCTGACAGCCGTTAAACAAATCGATCGCGCCAGCCTCAAAGGCCAGGATCTTTACACCTATGATATTTTTAAGGGCAACCTTGAACAGCAGCTTGAGGGCAGCGCTTATCCCTTTGAGCTGCTGCCACTGAACCAGTTTATTTTCAGCCCCCATAACTTTTTTATGCAACTTGGTGGTGGTGTCAGCGCTCAGCCTTTCAATAACGCCAAAGACTTCGACAACTTTCTGCAACGGGCCGACGGTTTTGTGATCTGGCTGGATCAGGCGGTCATCAATATGCGCAAAGGTATCGACATGAATGTGGTGCAGCCACGCCCGGTAGTGGAATCCATGTTGCCGCAGATTCAGGCTCAGTTGCATGAAGACCCGACACAAAGCGATCTGTTTGCTCCACTAAACCAGGCCAAAGACAAACTCAGCGAACAAGACTATCAGCGTCTGCACAGCGCTTATACAGAGTTGGTGGACGAGCGCCTGACACCGGCTTTCGCCCGCCTGCACACTTTTCTTGAACAGGAATACCTGCCTGCATCCCGCGACAGTCATGGTTACAGCGCTCTGCCAAACGGCAAGAGCTGGTATGAGTTTATGATTAAAACCAATACCACGCTGGAGCTGAGCGCCGATGAAATTCATCAGACCGGTCTTGACGAAGTGGCAAGAATACACAATGAAATCCGCGAAGTGGCCAGAGAAACGGGCTTTGAAGGTAGCCTGGAAGAATTCTTTGAGTTCCTGAAAACCGACCCGCAGTTCTATTTTGACTCAGAGGAAGAAATCCTCGCCGCCTATGAAGCGGTCAAAGAGCGTATGGCGCCTAAACTGGAGACCCTCTTCAGCAAGATCCCCAAAGCCGACTATATGGTCAGACCTTACCCCCCTTCACAGGCCAAGTCTGCACCGGGAGCCTCCTACACACCACCGGCCAAAGATGGCTCCAGACCCGGGATATTCTTCGCCAATACCTATAACCTTAAAGGCCAACCTAAATACGGTGTAGAGACCCTGTCTATCCACGAAGCCTCTCCTGGCCATCACTTTCAGATTAGTCTGCAGCAGGAAATTGAAGGGCTGCCTAAAATCCGCAGCCAGAACTTTTACACCGCCTACGCCGAAGGCTGGGCGCTCTACGCCGAGAGTCTGGGCAAAGAACTTGGCTTTTTCACTGACCCTTACCAGTACTACGGCAAACTGGATGCCGAGCTGTTCCGCGCCATGCGTCTGGTCGTAGACACCGGCATCCATGCCAAAGGCTGGAGCCGTGAGCAAGCCATTGACTATATGCTGGCTAACTCCACCATGGCCAGATCCGATGTCGAGTCTGAAGTTGAGCGATATATGATCATGCCGGGCCAGGCCCTGTCCTATAAGACCGGCCAGCTTAAAATGCAGGAGCTGCGTGATTATGCCGAACAAAAACTCGGCGAGCGTTTTGATATCAAAACCTTTCATAATCTGATTCTGCTTGACGGCCCGCTGCCATTGCCGCTGTTGGAGAGAAAGATCAAGGAGTGGGTGGCTTCAGCCTGA
- a CDS encoding sodium-translocating pyrophosphatase produces the protein MTELFYLPPLFGLVGLILAFVIYGLIKRIPVTNKAIDVIADRIHLGAMVFMHREYKMLFIFSLVLGIFLYFSLGANTTLAFVVGAVSSAAAGYIGMFTATKANVRTTQAAHDTGAASALSVAFMGGSVMGLCVASMGLLGLGMLYWYFGDDPATAHVIHGFGMGASSVALFSRVGGGIFTKSADVGADLVGKIEAGIPEDDPRNPGVIADNVGDNVGDVAGMGSDIFESYCGSMIATIAIASTLVMSDLGSRETLMFLPLGLASTGLICSVLGILLVKMMSANKPDVALRAGTIGAAVLFVIAAWFVIQQAGISANVWWSVVAGAVGGIIIGLVTEYYTAGSPIRKIAKSGETGPATVMITGLAIGMQSVVIPVLTLCAIIYISTSLSGLYGVGIAAVGMLATVGITMAIDAYGPVADNAGGIAEMGGLGKETRDITDSLDELGNTTAAIGKGFAIGAAALAALAIIAAFVETMTLKYPNFTLHLGDPMVLTGLFIGGVLPFLIASITMTAVGDAAFEMIQEIRRQFKEIAGLMEGTAEPDTARCVDIATKAALKKMILPGVLAVAVPPLVGFIIGPHALGGMLGGALLGCVLLALMMANSGGAWDNAKKHVEKGNFGGKGSDVHAATVVGDTVGDPFKDTSGPSMNILINVMAIVSLVIAPLL, from the coding sequence ATGACTGAATTATTCTATTTGCCACCGCTGTTCGGCCTGGTCGGGCTGATCCTCGCGTTCGTGATTTACGGACTGATTAAACGCATACCTGTTACCAATAAGGCCATCGATGTGATTGCCGATCGCATTCACCTCGGTGCCATGGTGTTTATGCATCGTGAGTACAAGATGTTGTTTATCTTCTCACTGGTGCTGGGCATCTTTTTATATTTTTCTCTCGGTGCTAATACTACCCTGGCGTTTGTGGTGGGGGCTGTCAGCTCTGCCGCAGCCGGTTATATCGGTATGTTTACCGCCACCAAAGCCAATGTACGTACCACTCAGGCAGCCCATGACACCGGGGCTGCTTCTGCATTGTCTGTGGCCTTTATGGGCGGTTCGGTGATGGGGCTTTGTGTGGCCTCGATGGGACTGTTGGGTCTGGGCATGCTGTACTGGTATTTTGGTGACGATCCGGCCACCGCCCATGTGATCCATGGTTTTGGTATGGGGGCTTCCAGTGTCGCGCTGTTCTCCCGTGTGGGTGGCGGTATTTTCACTAAGAGCGCCGATGTGGGCGCCGACCTGGTGGGTAAAATCGAAGCCGGTATCCCTGAGGATGACCCCCGTAACCCGGGCGTGATCGCCGACAATGTGGGCGATAACGTAGGTGATGTGGCCGGTATGGGCTCAGATATCTTTGAATCCTATTGTGGCTCAATGATAGCGACCATCGCGATTGCTTCCACTCTGGTGATGAGCGATCTCGGTAGTCGTGAAACCCTGATGTTTCTGCCTTTGGGTCTTGCCTCAACCGGCCTGATTTGTTCTGTGCTGGGTATTTTGCTGGTTAAGATGATGTCTGCCAACAAGCCTGATGTGGCACTGAGGGCCGGTACCATAGGTGCTGCGGTGCTGTTTGTGATTGCCGCCTGGTTTGTGATTCAGCAGGCCGGCATCAGTGCCAATGTGTGGTGGTCGGTGGTTGCCGGTGCTGTGGGCGGCATTATTATAGGTCTGGTGACTGAGTACTACACTGCCGGTTCACCGATTCGCAAAATCGCCAAATCCGGTGAGACCGGACCTGCTACGGTAATGATTACCGGATTGGCAATAGGTATGCAGTCGGTAGTGATCCCGGTGTTGACGCTGTGTGCCATCATCTATATATCCACAAGTTTATCCGGCCTTTATGGTGTGGGTATTGCCGCAGTGGGGATGCTGGCCACGGTGGGCATTACCATGGCTATAGATGCTTACGGACCGGTGGCAGATAACGCCGGTGGCATCGCAGAAATGGGCGGTCTGGGTAAAGAAACCCGTGACATTACCGATTCGCTGGATGAGCTGGGTAATACCACTGCGGCCATAGGTAAAGGCTTTGCCATTGGTGCGGCGGCGCTGGCGGCACTGGCCATTATCGCCGCTTTTGTGGAAACCATGACATTGAAATACCCTAACTTCACACTGCATCTGGGCGATCCTATGGTGCTGACGGGGTTGTTTATTGGTGGTGTGCTGCCCTTTCTGATCGCCTCTATTACCATGACGGCAGTGGGCGATGCCGCTTTCGAGATGATTCAGGAAATCCGTCGTCAGTTTAAGGAAATTGCCGGTTTGATGGAGGGCACTGCAGAACCGGACACGGCCCGCTGTGTGGATATTGCCACCAAGGCAGCGTTGAAGAAAATGATCCTGCCCGGGGTACTGGCGGTGGCCGTACCGCCATTGGTGGGCTTTATTATTGGCCCCCATGCACTGGGCGGCATGCTGGGTGGCGCCCTGCTCGGCTGTGTGCTGCTGGCACTGATGATGGCGAACTCAGGCGGGGCCTGGGATAATGCCAAGAAGCATGTGGAAAAAGGTAACTTTGGTGGTAAAGGCTCCGATGTTCATGCCGCCACTGTGGTGGGTGACACTGTAGGTGACCCCTTCAAAGATACCTCTGGCCCGTCCATGAACATTCTGATCAATGTGATGGCCATTGTCAGCCTGGTGATTGCACCGCTGTTGTAA
- a CDS encoding YebG family protein has protein sequence MAIIVRYVVEHKGVEKLVTTDKKEADQYDRMLDVADNLADYIQAKGLNIDDALLEELSILLSQNKDKVAKLFKGTDAQSLLEQEKAEVVKLEKKQA, from the coding sequence ATGGCGATCATCGTACGCTATGTGGTTGAACACAAAGGGGTAGAGAAGCTGGTGACAACAGACAAGAAAGAAGCGGATCAATACGACAGGATGCTGGATGTGGCCGATAACCTGGCCGATTATATCCAGGCCAAAGGGCTGAATATTGATGATGCCCTGCTCGAAGAGTTGTCTATCCTGCTGTCACAGAATAAAGACAAGGTAGCAAAACTGTTTAAAGGCACCGATGCCCAAAGCTTGCTGGAACAGGAAAAGGCTGAAGTCGTTAAGCTGGAAAAAAAGCAGGCTTAG
- a CDS encoding GNAT family N-acetyltransferase → MTIKLIAPDMHYQQSYHQYIQELGDEERYPFPLDFDYQDFPAYLARLTEFEQGVNLPPGYVPSSTYWLVENDELIGVSSLRHSLNDIIRHAGGHIGLSIRPSHRGKGLSKTLLQLTIGKAKAMGIKTVHIHCYRHNTASARMIMACGGVLESEVILDQSPEPEIIQRYLLSP, encoded by the coding sequence GTGACCATTAAACTTATCGCTCCGGATATGCACTACCAGCAAAGCTATCATCAGTATATTCAGGAACTGGGAGATGAGGAGCGCTATCCGTTTCCGCTGGATTTTGACTATCAGGATTTTCCAGCCTACCTGGCACGATTAACAGAATTTGAGCAGGGCGTTAACCTGCCGCCTGGTTATGTGCCCAGCAGCACATACTGGCTGGTTGAGAATGACGAGCTTATCGGTGTATCCAGTCTTCGTCATAGTTTAAACGACATTATCCGCCACGCCGGTGGCCATATTGGTCTGAGTATTCGCCCTTCGCACCGGGGAAAAGGTCTGAGTAAAACGCTGCTACAGCTGACCATAGGCAAAGCGAAAGCAATGGGGATTAAGACAGTGCATATTCATTGTTATCGGCACAACACCGCCTCGGCGCGGATGATTATGGCCTGTGGCGGTGTACTGGAGTCTGAAGTTATCCTCGATCAGAGCCCTGAGCCTGAGATTATTCAGCGCTACCTACTCAGCCCTTAA
- a CDS encoding cation transporter has translation MSGCCNSSCAADALRQRQKGTLQIVLAINAVMFVVVAVAAFYANSSALLADSLDNLGDALTYALSLYVVSRSARAKARVALFKGLLIFIAACVVAGQIIYKLMVPGTPVFEIMGTFSLIALAANSVCLYLLWRHRHEDVNMSSVWECSRNDIATNLSVFVAAGAVWLTGSGWPDIIVALGLVVLLLRSSLRVLSSATAELRRDH, from the coding sequence ATGAGTGGATGTTGTAACAGCAGTTGTGCTGCTGACGCCCTGCGCCAACGGCAAAAAGGTACCCTGCAAATTGTGCTGGCGATCAATGCCGTGATGTTTGTGGTGGTGGCGGTGGCAGCGTTTTATGCGAACTCCAGTGCACTGCTGGCCGACAGCCTGGATAATTTAGGCGATGCACTGACCTATGCTCTGAGTTTATATGTGGTATCACGCAGTGCCCGGGCCAAAGCCAGAGTCGCACTGTTTAAAGGGTTACTGATTTTTATCGCGGCCTGTGTAGTGGCCGGGCAGATAATCTACAAGCTGATGGTACCTGGCACACCGGTGTTTGAGATCATGGGCACCTTTAGTCTGATTGCCCTGGCAGCCAACTCAGTGTGTCTTTACCTGCTGTGGCGGCATCGCCATGAAGATGTCAATATGAGCTCGGTATGGGAATGTTCGCGCAATGACATCGCTACTAACCTGTCGGTATTTGTGGCCGCAGGGGCCGTGTGGCTGACAGGCTCTGGCTGGCCGGATATTATAGTGGCGCTGGGTCTGGTAGTGCTGTTGCTGCGCTCATCGCTCAGAGTTTTGTCCTCTGCTACAGCGGAGCTACGTCGTGACCATTAA
- a CDS encoding VOC family protein, whose amino-acid sequence MMVSNIVLGTNNLEQAEQFYDRLLTLFDAKQVMKNERSILWKSAGSDTGIAVCMPYDGNPASHGNGSMVGLKAKSVEQLENVYATALKQGGSCEGEPGERKPGVNAAYFRDPDGNKFGIFYLE is encoded by the coding sequence ATGATGGTTTCAAATATTGTTCTTGGCACCAATAATCTTGAGCAGGCAGAACAATTCTACGATAGATTACTGACCCTGTTCGACGCTAAACAGGTAATGAAAAATGAACGTTCAATCCTGTGGAAATCTGCGGGCTCGGACACCGGCATCGCGGTATGCATGCCTTACGACGGCAACCCGGCCAGTCACGGCAACGGCAGCATGGTCGGTCTTAAAGCCAAATCCGTTGAACAGCTGGAAAATGTTTACGCCACTGCACTAAAACAGGGTGGCAGCTGTGAGGGTGAGCCGGGAGAGCGAAAACCCGGCGTCAATGCGGCTTATTTTCGCGACCCCGATGGCAATAAATTTGGCATTTTTTATCTCGAATAA